From Acidobacteriota bacterium, a single genomic window includes:
- a CDS encoding heparinase II/III family protein, which translates to MSMIRRRAFTFIVFSVAILSLPVATQPQNQPPSAHQSPPVLASDWPVARLREVLLARAAWKPAPSIADRDKWSALSDGLKARITKEAQRALAQAIPALPATVFLDYTRNGNRIRFEDLMFRRRARLHALVLGECLEDRGRFLDAIVDTVWAIAEESSWTVPAHQGAQKAKGGLPDTDEPIVDLFAAQTAHSFAWTLYLLGDRLDKVSPLVRPRMAREVERRVLGPYLARDDFWWMGFAPRASRPNNWNPWINSNVLAAALLVEPSHQRRAEIVHKALRSLDKYLGPYPKDGSCDEGPAYWTRAGASVFESLELLQSASGGRINEFADPVIANMGRFAYRARISGDWVVDVGDSDPRVEVDRALAYRYGVSIGEPLLRAFGASGATEDALALDDRSIGRAVFSLFGWEAMARERDAPAPLPRDVWLPSEDMQLMAARDREGSADGLYVAAWGAHNDQSHNHNDVGNAIVFVDGVPVVVDAGRPVYTAQTFSNRRYEIWEMQSAFHNLPTVNGAMQMAGRKAAARDVTYAASAEGAELRMDIAPAYPASADIVSWLRSVRLNRGRDVTIADRATLGHPSREVTLSLMTPCDVREEGLGVLRLTCGTSKAATRAPVVVFARFDPKVQAATVERIGLDDPQLTRAWGDHLNRILLAAREQAEKIVWTLVLSK; encoded by the coding sequence ATGTCGATGATCCGCCGCCGCGCTTTCACATTCATCGTCTTCAGCGTCGCCATCCTGTCCCTACCGGTGGCGACCCAGCCACAGAATCAGCCGCCGAGCGCGCACCAGAGTCCGCCGGTGCTCGCGTCAGACTGGCCGGTCGCGCGGCTGCGTGAGGTGCTCCTCGCACGCGCCGCGTGGAAGCCGGCACCCTCGATCGCCGACCGGGACAAGTGGAGTGCCCTCAGCGACGGCCTGAAGGCGCGAATCACGAAGGAGGCCCAGCGCGCGCTGGCGCAGGCCATCCCGGCGCTGCCGGCGACGGTGTTTCTCGACTACACGCGCAACGGCAATCGAATTCGCTTCGAGGATCTGATGTTCCGTCGGCGGGCGCGCCTCCATGCGCTCGTGCTGGGGGAGTGTCTCGAAGACCGCGGCCGTTTCCTCGACGCGATTGTCGACACGGTGTGGGCCATCGCCGAGGAATCGTCGTGGACGGTTCCGGCTCACCAGGGGGCGCAGAAGGCCAAAGGCGGCCTTCCCGACACCGATGAGCCCATCGTTGATTTGTTCGCCGCGCAGACGGCGCATTCCTTCGCGTGGACGCTCTATCTGCTTGGCGATCGGCTCGACAAGGTGTCGCCGCTCGTGCGGCCGCGCATGGCCCGCGAGGTCGAACGCCGCGTGCTCGGGCCGTACCTGGCGCGGGACGACTTCTGGTGGATGGGGTTCGCCCCGCGCGCGAGCCGGCCGAACAACTGGAATCCCTGGATCAACTCGAACGTGCTGGCGGCGGCGTTGCTCGTGGAGCCATCCCACCAACGGCGCGCGGAGATCGTCCACAAGGCGCTCAGGAGCCTCGACAAGTACCTCGGCCCGTACCCGAAAGACGGCAGCTGTGATGAAGGGCCGGCCTACTGGACCAGGGCCGGCGCCAGTGTGTTCGAGTCGCTCGAGCTGCTGCAATCGGCGTCGGGTGGGCGTATCAACGAGTTTGCCGACCCGGTCATCGCCAACATGGGACGGTTCGCCTACCGGGCGCGCATCAGCGGCGACTGGGTAGTCGATGTGGGCGACTCCGACCCGCGCGTCGAGGTCGATCGCGCGCTGGCGTACCGCTACGGCGTGAGCATCGGGGAACCGCTCCTGCGGGCATTCGGGGCGTCGGGCGCCACCGAGGATGCTCTCGCGCTTGACGACCGCTCGATCGGCCGCGCCGTCTTCAGCCTGTTCGGATGGGAAGCGATGGCCAGAGAGCGTGACGCGCCGGCCCCGCTTCCGCGCGACGTGTGGCTGCCGAGCGAGGACATGCAGTTGATGGCGGCACGAGACCGCGAGGGCTCGGCCGATGGCCTGTATGTCGCGGCGTGGGGCGCCCACAACGATCAGAGCCATAACCACAACGACGTCGGCAATGCCATCGTCTTTGTCGATGGCGTTCCGGTGGTCGTCGACGCGGGGCGGCCGGTGTATACGGCCCAGACGTTCAGCAACCGTCGTTACGAGATCTGGGAGATGCAGTCGGCCTTCCACAACCTGCCCACCGTGAACGGCGCGATGCAGATGGCGGGAAGGAAGGCGGCGGCAAGAGACGTGACCTACGCCGCCTCGGCTGAAGGGGCGGAACTGCGCATGGACATCGCACCGGCGTATCCGGCCTCGGCCGACATCGTGTCCTGGCTGCGAAGCGTGCGGCTCAACCGCGGTCGCGACGTGACGATCGCCGATCGCGCGACGCTCGGGCATCCCTCCCGCGAGGTGACGCTCAGCCTGATGACACCGTGTGATGTTCGCGAGGAGGGCCTGGGCGTGCTGCGTCTGACGTGCGGGACGTCGAAGGCCGCAACCAGAGCGCCGGTTGTCGTGTTCGCGCGGTTCGACCCGAAAGTCCAGGCGGCGACCGTCGAACGGATTGGTCTCGACGATCCCCAATTGACGAGGGCCTGGGGCGACCACCTGAATCGCATTCTGCTGGCGGCCCGGGAGCAGGCGGAGAAGATTGTCTGGACGCTGGTCCTCTCAAAGTGA
- a CDS encoding DHA2 family efflux MFS transporter permease subunit — MSVDPKAAAFQGGAGSDSESGDVHPWLEALAVMAGTFMVVLDSTVVNVSLPHIAGSLSASIEESTWALTTYLAANAVILPITGWLANFFGRKRLLLLSVVGFTLTSVLCGMAPTLSFLIACRIVQGATGGVMQPLSQAIMLEAFPPRKRGQAMAFWGIGIVVAPILGPLLGGWLTENLSWRWVFYINVPVGIISFLMVEAFIFDPPYIRRSSARVDWWGLTLLGIGIAALQIGLDQGQKEDWLASSWIVALLVIAAAGLIGLIIRELLVSNPIVDFRIFRERSYTAGVLLMTLLGFVLYGSLVVMPVMLQTLLGYSAVEAGNAMAPRGVGTLLVMPFVGVMIGRLDPRKILAAGFVLTAVTFFWLGQLNMNAGYWDIFWPQVFQGMGLGMLFTPLATVSMDRISREHMGNATSLFNLMRNIGGAAGIAVVQTVLARQRQMHTNVLVAHITGYDVGSQQFLAAMKSAFVARGTDAVTAVERSYGAAFGLVQQQATMMAFIDVFWGMGLVFVILLPLILLMRRPAHHEHSPIAAPD; from the coding sequence ATGAGCGTCGATCCCAAAGCTGCGGCTTTCCAGGGTGGTGCCGGCTCGGACAGCGAGTCCGGCGACGTCCATCCCTGGCTCGAGGCATTGGCCGTCATGGCCGGCACGTTTATGGTTGTGCTCGACAGCACAGTCGTCAACGTCTCGCTGCCCCACATCGCGGGCAGCCTGTCGGCCAGCATCGAAGAATCCACCTGGGCGCTGACGACGTACCTGGCTGCCAATGCCGTGATTCTGCCCATCACGGGATGGCTGGCAAACTTCTTCGGCCGCAAACGGCTGCTGCTCCTGTCGGTGGTCGGCTTCACGCTCACCTCGGTGCTCTGCGGCATGGCGCCGACGCTCAGCTTCCTCATCGCCTGCCGCATCGTCCAGGGCGCGACGGGTGGCGTGATGCAGCCGCTGTCGCAGGCCATCATGCTCGAGGCGTTTCCGCCGCGGAAGCGCGGACAGGCGATGGCGTTCTGGGGTATCGGAATCGTGGTCGCACCCATCCTCGGGCCATTGCTTGGCGGGTGGCTCACCGAGAATCTCAGTTGGCGCTGGGTCTTCTACATCAACGTGCCGGTTGGCATCATCTCTTTCTTGATGGTCGAGGCCTTCATTTTCGACCCGCCCTACATCCGCCGGTCGTCGGCGCGGGTTGACTGGTGGGGCCTGACGCTTCTCGGCATCGGCATCGCGGCGCTCCAGATTGGACTGGATCAGGGTCAGAAAGAAGACTGGCTCGCCTCGAGTTGGATCGTGGCCCTGCTGGTCATCGCAGCCGCGGGATTGATTGGCCTGATCATCCGCGAACTGCTCGTTTCCAACCCCATCGTCGACTTCCGGATTTTCAGGGAACGCAGCTACACGGCTGGCGTGCTGCTGATGACCCTGCTCGGGTTCGTGCTCTACGGCAGCCTGGTCGTCATGCCCGTCATGCTGCAGACACTACTCGGCTACTCGGCGGTGGAGGCGGGCAATGCCATGGCTCCCCGCGGCGTGGGTACCTTGTTGGTGATGCCGTTTGTCGGCGTCATGATTGGCCGCCTTGACCCGCGTAAGATCCTGGCTGCGGGATTCGTCCTCACAGCCGTCACGTTCTTCTGGCTGGGCCAGTTGAACATGAACGCCGGCTACTGGGACATCTTCTGGCCGCAAGTGTTCCAGGGCATGGGTCTCGGCATGCTGTTCACGCCGCTGGCGACCGTCTCGATGGATCGCATCTCACGCGAACACATGGGCAACGCGACCAGCCTCTTCAACCTGATGCGGAACATCGGCGGGGCCGCGGGGATTGCCGTGGTGCAGACCGTGCTCGCGCGCCAGCGTCAGATGCACACCAACGTGCTCGTCGCGCATATCACCGGCTACGATGTGGGCTCGCAGCAGTTTCTCGCGGCCATGAAGTCTGCGTTCGTCGCACGTGGGACCGACGCGGTCACCGCCGTCGAGCGCAGCTATGGCGCGGCCTTCGGGTTGGTGCAACAACAAGCCACCATGATGGCGTTTATCGATGTGTTTTGGGGCATGGGGCTGGTGTTTGTCATCCTGCTCCCGCTGATTCTCCTGATGCGTCGGCCAGCCCACCACGAGCACAGCCCGATCGCGGCGCCCGACTAG
- a CDS encoding pirin family protein, which translates to MSIRPVKRHLKSTPTIEGAGVRLRRGFGFGDTEAYDPFLLFDDFRGDHPDDYLAGFPWHPHRGIETITYVLAGTVVHGDSLGNQGSLGAGDVQWMTAGSGIIHQEMPHGDGLGRMHGFQLWANLPSSLKMTTPRYQDIRSSEIPEVTDDDGTRVRVVCGNFRGVGGPVDGVAAEPQYLDVWVPPGLRRSLPVETTRHAFAYVFEGSGRFAHASEPRPVQTERVGLVPQGAMDVADNRSLVLFDSGDEVVVQAGDQGLRFLLVSGTPLQEPVAWRGPIVMNTQEELRTAFEEYQNGTFLKHR; encoded by the coding sequence ATGTCGATTCGACCAGTCAAACGGCATCTCAAGTCCACACCGACGATTGAAGGCGCCGGCGTGCGTCTGCGGCGCGGCTTCGGATTTGGCGACACCGAGGCGTACGACCCATTCCTGTTGTTCGACGATTTCCGGGGCGACCATCCCGACGACTACCTGGCTGGTTTTCCGTGGCATCCGCACCGCGGCATCGAGACGATCACCTACGTGCTAGCGGGCACGGTCGTCCACGGCGACAGCCTGGGCAATCAGGGCTCGCTCGGCGCCGGTGACGTCCAGTGGATGACGGCCGGCAGCGGCATCATTCACCAGGAGATGCCGCACGGCGACGGACTGGGTCGGATGCACGGGTTCCAGCTCTGGGCGAATCTCCCATCGTCTCTGAAGATGACGACGCCGCGCTATCAGGACATCCGGTCGAGTGAGATTCCCGAGGTCACCGACGATGATGGCACGCGCGTGAGAGTCGTGTGCGGCAACTTCCGGGGCGTGGGCGGGCCCGTCGATGGCGTCGCGGCCGAGCCGCAGTATCTCGACGTCTGGGTACCTCCAGGCCTGCGTCGCAGCCTGCCAGTCGAAACGACCCGGCATGCCTTCGCCTACGTGTTCGAAGGGTCGGGTCGCTTTGCGCATGCCTCCGAGCCGAGACCGGTGCAGACCGAACGGGTTGGCTTAGTGCCCCAGGGCGCGATGGATGTTGCCGATAACCGATCGCTTGTCTTGTTCGACTCTGGCGACGAGGTGGTCGTGCAGGCGGGAGACCAGGGGCTCCGCTTCCTGCTGGTGTCGGGCACGCCGCTCCAGGAGCCGGTCGCGTGGCGCGGCCCGATTGTGATGAACACGCAAGAGGAGTTGAGGACGGCGTTCGAGGAGTACCAGAACGGGACGTTTCTCAAGCACAGGTAG
- the iadA gene encoding beta-aspartyl-peptidase — protein sequence MLLLKNADIYTPANIGRADILIAGGRIIRVEPDIHIPDAYCGLVDATGFIAVPGLIDGHVHVTGGGGEGGYATRTPEMALSDAVRGGVTTVVGCLGTDGVTRSMAGLLAKARGLDEEGISTFIYTGHYAVPVRTLTGSIEQDLLLIDKIIGVGEVALSDHRSSQPTFDEFSRTAAEARRGGMLSGKAGIVNVHMGDGPRGLALIRRALAETEIPITQFLPTHINRNPTLFDEGIAYAKSGGLVDFTTSTVPAFLDEGEVKCSAGLRRMLDAGVDVSHITFTSDGQGSLPDFDAQGRLRRLEIGRVTSLFSEVRDAVRDEHVPLEVALQVVTSTPARILKLRGKGHLAVGTDADIVLLDPGDLGICGTIAKGRWLMRDRQVLVKGTFE from the coding sequence GTGCTACTGCTCAAGAACGCCGACATCTACACCCCAGCGAACATCGGCCGTGCCGACATCCTTATCGCGGGCGGCCGTATCATACGCGTGGAACCCGACATCCACATTCCCGATGCCTACTGCGGCCTGGTGGACGCCACCGGGTTCATCGCGGTGCCTGGCCTCATCGATGGCCACGTCCACGTGACGGGGGGCGGAGGGGAAGGCGGGTACGCGACCCGCACGCCGGAGATGGCGCTGTCTGATGCCGTACGAGGCGGCGTGACGACCGTGGTCGGATGTCTCGGGACCGACGGCGTGACGCGCAGCATGGCGGGGCTGCTCGCCAAGGCCCGGGGTCTAGACGAGGAGGGCATCAGCACCTTCATCTACACCGGCCACTACGCCGTGCCTGTTCGCACCCTGACGGGGAGCATCGAGCAGGATCTGCTGCTCATCGACAAGATCATCGGTGTCGGCGAGGTGGCGCTCTCGGACCATCGATCCTCGCAGCCGACGTTCGACGAGTTCTCCCGCACGGCGGCGGAGGCGCGCCGCGGCGGGATGCTCTCGGGCAAGGCGGGGATCGTCAACGTGCACATGGGAGACGGACCCCGCGGCCTCGCGCTCATCCGGCGTGCGCTGGCGGAGACCGAGATCCCGATCACGCAGTTCCTGCCCACACACATCAATCGAAATCCGACGCTCTTCGACGAAGGCATCGCGTACGCGAAGTCGGGCGGCCTGGTGGATTTCACCACGTCAACGGTTCCCGCGTTTCTCGACGAGGGCGAGGTGAAGTGCAGCGCCGGCCTGCGCAGAATGCTCGACGCTGGCGTGGACGTCTCACACATTACCTTCACGTCGGATGGTCAGGGCAGCCTGCCGGACTTCGACGCGCAAGGTCGATTGCGGCGTCTCGAGATTGGGCGAGTGACGAGCCTGTTCAGCGAAGTCCGCGATGCCGTGCGCGACGAACACGTACCGCTGGAGGTCGCGCTGCAGGTGGTCACCTCGACGCCCGCTCGCATCCTGAAACTGCGCGGGAAGGGACATCTCGCGGTTGGTACCGACGCCGACATCGTCCTGCTCGATCCGGGCGATCTCGGGATCTGCGGCACCATCGCCAAAGGCCGCTGGCTGATGCGGGACCGGCAGGTGCTGGTGAAGGGGACGTTCGAATAG
- a CDS encoding PAS domain S-box protein, translated as MTDPGQQFQARPVRSLVAGLLRWITEPTASLLDPLDRATATSFGRIVIAGLSVLLCSEIYNLWTYPHHRFNWSGVAALVAGYLLNRKGHLKAAALVVVVAIPVLTFIRIAGDVSSRPVLSLYLLSGNLFLTALFLSARAVSVVAVAQTVMIALMPKLAPAIVPGLDPIVGPLMTHGVTIVLVAYFLFRRDRAEASRQAELRVTADRLALALEGARTGIWDWRIASGDVKWSGQVEALFGLVPGTFGGTFDAYAALIHPDDRDVLRKAIESAMADPSEPFGVEHRIVRPDGTVRWVEGRGRVYRDAHGRPERMAGAVTDITERKEAEQALRQSEERFRLLADSSSEAIVISDGGVVVDANPQVAAMLGLKPDEVIGRHVLEFATPEAVSEIEKRLASEEYAPYQTVLRRSDGTQFPVDVRGRFLQSGSRRLRLAVIHDLTESRRGEDDRVALERQVQHSQKLESLGVLAGGIAHDFNNLLVAMLGNLELALDDLPPQSDVRPYLRDAESAAKRAAALTAKLLAYSGRGRFEVRPMDINAVITEMSSTIRSAVRRSIRFDMKLGADVPIVEGDPTQVHQLVMNLIVNAAEAIGDAAGNITLTTGAREWTREELRGGHVPDVAAAGPFVFLTISDTGSGMDQTVKARLFEPFFTTKFTGRGLGMAAVLGILRAHKGTIFVESEPGQGATVTVLFPASLASAETEVVEPAAGVRVADASTVGRPTVLIVDDEDTVRSICRQMLERLGYEVEAVGSGREAVELLRQPTIHVGCVLLDLTMPGMDGAETAAAIQQLRPDLPIVIASGYSEPEVVERLGATRVASVVQKPYQLRTLRDTLGPLVAPARR; from the coding sequence ATGACGGATCCCGGACAGCAGTTCCAGGCGAGACCGGTCAGATCCCTGGTGGCAGGCTTGCTACGGTGGATCACGGAACCGACCGCCTCGTTGCTCGACCCGCTTGATCGAGCGACGGCGACGAGCTTCGGCCGGATCGTCATCGCAGGGCTCTCCGTGCTCCTCTGCTCCGAGATCTACAACCTCTGGACCTACCCGCATCACCGATTCAACTGGAGCGGGGTCGCGGCTTTGGTCGCCGGCTATCTGCTCAACCGAAAGGGGCACCTGAAGGCGGCTGCCTTGGTGGTGGTGGTTGCCATCCCGGTCCTGACCTTCATCCGGATTGCGGGAGATGTCTCCAGCCGCCCGGTGCTGTCGCTGTACCTGCTCTCGGGGAATCTGTTCCTGACAGCGCTCTTCCTGAGCGCGCGTGCCGTGTCCGTCGTTGCCGTCGCACAGACGGTCATGATCGCGCTCATGCCGAAGCTGGCGCCCGCCATTGTGCCCGGTCTTGACCCTATTGTCGGGCCGCTCATGACTCACGGCGTCACGATCGTGTTGGTCGCCTACTTCCTGTTCAGGCGCGACCGCGCCGAGGCCAGTCGCCAGGCGGAGCTGCGGGTCACCGCCGATCGCCTGGCCCTCGCGCTCGAGGGAGCCCGGACCGGCATCTGGGACTGGCGCATTGCCAGCGGTGACGTGAAGTGGTCCGGCCAGGTCGAGGCGCTGTTCGGGCTGGTGCCGGGCACGTTCGGGGGGACGTTTGACGCGTATGCGGCGCTGATACATCCCGACGATCGCGACGTGCTACGGAAGGCGATCGAATCCGCGATGGCTGATCCGAGCGAGCCGTTTGGTGTCGAGCATCGCATCGTGCGGCCAGATGGAACGGTCCGGTGGGTTGAGGGGCGCGGGCGCGTGTATCGCGATGCGCACGGACGTCCCGAGCGGATGGCCGGTGCGGTCACCGACATCACGGAACGGAAAGAGGCCGAGCAGGCGCTGCGGCAGAGCGAGGAGCGGTTCCGCCTGCTGGCCGACTCGAGCTCGGAGGCCATCGTCATCTCCGATGGCGGCGTCGTGGTTGATGCCAATCCGCAGGTGGCGGCGATGCTGGGCCTCAAACCCGATGAGGTGATTGGGCGTCACGTCCTGGAATTCGCCACGCCCGAGGCGGTCTCGGAAATCGAGAAGCGTTTGGCGAGCGAGGAGTACGCTCCATACCAGACCGTCTTGCGCCGATCTGATGGCACGCAGTTTCCCGTCGACGTCCGCGGACGATTTCTGCAATCAGGCTCCAGGAGACTCCGGCTCGCCGTCATCCATGACCTCACCGAGAGCAGGAGAGGTGAAGACGACCGCGTCGCCCTCGAGCGCCAGGTCCAGCATTCTCAGAAGCTCGAGAGCCTCGGTGTACTCGCCGGCGGCATCGCCCACGATTTCAACAACCTGCTGGTCGCGATGCTGGGCAATCTCGAATTGGCGCTCGACGATCTTCCGCCGCAGTCGGACGTCAGGCCCTATCTGCGTGACGCCGAGAGCGCCGCGAAGCGCGCGGCCGCGCTGACGGCGAAGCTGCTCGCCTATTCGGGCCGGGGCCGGTTTGAAGTGCGACCGATGGACATCAACGCCGTGATCACGGAGATGTCGTCGACGATCCGATCCGCGGTTCGCCGATCGATTCGGTTCGACATGAAACTGGGAGCCGATGTGCCGATCGTTGAGGGCGATCCCACCCAGGTCCATCAGTTGGTGATGAACCTCATCGTCAATGCGGCGGAAGCGATCGGGGACGCCGCAGGCAACATCACGCTCACGACAGGCGCTCGAGAATGGACCCGCGAGGAGCTCCGTGGCGGGCACGTGCCCGACGTGGCCGCAGCGGGGCCGTTTGTGTTCCTCACGATCAGCGACACCGGCAGTGGGATGGACCAGACGGTCAAGGCACGGCTGTTTGAGCCGTTCTTTACGACAAAGTTCACCGGCCGCGGCCTTGGCATGGCAGCCGTGCTGGGCATTCTCAGAGCGCACAAGGGGACCATCTTCGTCGAAAGCGAACCGGGTCAGGGAGCCACCGTGACCGTGCTGTTTCCGGCCAGCCTGGCGAGCGCAGAGACCGAGGTGGTGGAACCGGCAGCCGGTGTTCGCGTCGCCGACGCCAGCACGGTGGGCCGCCCGACAGTGCTGATCGTCGACGACGAGGACACCGTGCGGAGCATCTGCCGCCAGATGCTCGAACGTCTGGGCTACGAGGTGGAGGCCGTCGGAAGTGGACGGGAGGCCGTCGAACTCTTGCGCCAGCCCACGATCCATGTAGGGTGCGTCCTGTTGGATTTGACCATGCCAGGCATGGACGGAGCGGAGACGGCGGCGGCCATCCAGCAATTGCGGCCCGACCTGCCCATCGTGATTGCGAGCGGGTACAGCGAGCCGGAGGTAGTGGAGCGGCTCGGCGCCACGCGGGTGGCGTCGGTCGTTCAGAAACCGTACCAACTGCGCACGCTTCGCGATACGTTGGGCCCTCTCGTGGCGCCGGCCCGCCGGTAG
- a CDS encoding TolC family protein, whose amino-acid sequence MIRLPRLIPPATLALLALVAQAAAQTGPPEATRDTGAGLTAISPASIAAALGTSPLVGGVPTGAAGPGTTRLSLHDALERGLAHNLAAVLGEQRVRSADAARWAAWSGLLPSVSASLAQAREQINLEAYGFPVAPGQSPIIGPFNISDRRVSVTQTLFSYSAVESARSGNAIKAAAAYANQDVREQVVIAISGMYLQIVSTQSRIEAARAQLSTAKALYDRAVTLKQAGMAAGVDTIRAQVQMENQRQRVIYFENEFAKQKLQLARAIGLPLGQNFDLSDRFPYRSLDDMSQADAISRATSTRADYKSALELVKAAEFSRQAAIGSLLPTLGLDADIGNIGQQWGSALRTFSLAAAVHIPLFQAGRERSRILAADASLQQERAQLADLKVRIEYEVRAALLDVDAADQRVKVAQGASDLAALQLTQAQDRFAAGVASHIEVVQAQEAVATASDNLIASQFAHNLAKGALARALGIAETSAERFLGGRQ is encoded by the coding sequence ATGATCCGTCTCCCTCGTTTGATCCCCCCAGCGACGCTGGCGCTTCTTGCGCTGGTGGCGCAGGCCGCGGCGCAGACCGGTCCTCCCGAGGCCACTCGCGATACCGGTGCCGGCCTCACGGCCATCTCGCCCGCGAGCATCGCTGCCGCGCTCGGCACTTCTCCGCTCGTCGGCGGCGTCCCAACCGGTGCCGCCGGTCCCGGAACCACTCGGCTCTCGCTCCACGACGCGCTCGAGCGAGGCCTCGCGCACAATCTCGCAGCCGTCCTCGGCGAGCAGCGCGTCCGGTCGGCAGATGCCGCCAGGTGGGCGGCGTGGAGCGGGCTGCTGCCCTCTGTGTCGGCTTCCCTGGCGCAAGCTCGGGAACAGATCAACCTCGAGGCCTACGGGTTCCCCGTCGCGCCTGGCCAATCTCCAATTATCGGCCCCTTCAATATCTCGGACCGCCGTGTGTCGGTGACACAAACGCTCTTCAGCTACAGCGCGGTCGAATCTGCACGCAGCGGCAATGCCATCAAGGCCGCCGCCGCGTACGCCAACCAGGATGTCCGCGAGCAGGTCGTCATTGCGATCTCCGGGATGTACCTGCAGATCGTCTCGACGCAGAGCCGGATCGAGGCCGCCCGGGCGCAGTTGAGTACGGCCAAGGCGCTCTACGACAGGGCCGTCACACTCAAGCAGGCCGGGATGGCCGCCGGTGTTGATACCATCCGGGCGCAAGTGCAGATGGAGAACCAGCGCCAGCGTGTCATCTACTTTGAAAACGAGTTCGCCAAACAGAAACTGCAGCTCGCGCGCGCCATTGGGTTACCCCTCGGCCAGAACTTCGATCTCTCCGACCGATTCCCGTACCGCTCACTCGACGACATGTCTCAGGCCGATGCCATCTCGCGAGCCACCTCGACGCGCGCCGACTACAAGAGCGCGCTCGAACTGGTCAAGGCGGCCGAGTTCTCGCGTCAAGCCGCCATCGGCAGTCTGCTTCCCACACTGGGCCTGGACGCCGACATCGGCAACATCGGCCAGCAGTGGGGATCGGCGCTGCGCACGTTCTCACTGGCGGCGGCCGTCCACATCCCTCTGTTCCAGGCGGGCCGCGAGCGCAGCCGGATTCTCGCCGCCGATGCGTCTCTGCAGCAGGAGCGCGCCCAGCTCGCCGATCTCAAGGTGCGCATCGAATACGAGGTCCGGGCCGCCTTGCTCGACGTCGACGCCGCCGACCAGCGCGTCAAGGTCGCGCAGGGGGCCTCTGATCTGGCGGCCCTGCAACTGACGCAGGCGCAGGACCGGTTTGCGGCCGGCGTCGCCAGTCACATCGAGGTCGTGCAGGCCCAGGAAGCCGTCGCCACGGCCTCCGACAACCTGATTGCGAGCCAGTTCGCGCACAATCTCGCCAAGGGCGCCCTCGCGCGTGCCCTCGGCATTGCCGAAACGTCGGCGGAGCGTTTTCTTGGAGGGCGGCAGTAA
- a CDS encoding HlyD family secretion protein → MAFMNDNPRARAVLIGVVVVGMIAGAGAFWYYSGRESTDNAQVDGHITPIAARVGGTVLAVNIHENQLVEAGAVLVKIDSRDYDVALARAQADLADATAAFEAARSGVPITTTTTSSQLTTATAAVERSQTGIDIAGKDIESARARRASAQARLREARANQARATKDLERMKQLIAKDEVSQQQYDLAATAAEATAANTEAATAALADAEQSALAAEGRRTQALQQTQQVQADLRTAQTAPEQVTVTRARAASAEARVAQAKAALHQAEFNLQYTEVRAPVGGYVSKKSVEPGQVIQPGQPLCAVVALDDVWVMANFKETQLNDVRPGQRAIIHVDMYGEDFPAKVDSLSAATGARFSLLPPENATGNFVKVVQRIPVKLLLDHPPDANRPLRPGMSVTATVLTR, encoded by the coding sequence ATGGCGTTCATGAATGACAATCCGCGTGCGCGGGCGGTGCTGATCGGCGTGGTGGTGGTAGGCATGATTGCCGGCGCAGGTGCGTTCTGGTACTACAGCGGGCGCGAATCCACCGACAATGCCCAGGTCGACGGCCACATCACGCCCATCGCGGCCAGGGTCGGTGGCACCGTGCTCGCCGTCAACATCCACGAAAACCAGTTGGTCGAAGCCGGCGCAGTGCTCGTCAAGATCGACTCGCGCGACTACGACGTCGCGCTGGCCCGTGCGCAGGCGGACCTGGCCGATGCGACAGCCGCGTTTGAAGCCGCCCGGTCTGGTGTTCCTATCACGACCACAACGACGTCGAGCCAGTTGACCACGGCGACAGCCGCGGTCGAGCGATCACAGACAGGGATTGACATTGCCGGCAAGGACATTGAGTCGGCGCGAGCCCGACGCGCGTCGGCCCAGGCCAGACTGCGGGAAGCGCGAGCGAACCAGGCACGCGCCACCAAGGACCTGGAACGCATGAAGCAGTTGATCGCGAAAGACGAGGTGTCGCAACAGCAGTACGACTTGGCGGCGACCGCAGCCGAAGCGACCGCAGCCAACACCGAGGCAGCCACTGCCGCCCTCGCCGACGCCGAGCAGTCCGCGCTGGCTGCCGAAGGCCGCCGCACACAGGCGCTCCAGCAGACCCAGCAGGTTCAGGCCGATCTACGCACGGCCCAGACCGCCCCCGAGCAGGTCACCGTCACCAGGGCCCGCGCTGCGTCGGCAGAGGCTCGGGTGGCCCAGGCGAAAGCCGCCCTGCACCAGGCCGAGTTCAATCTGCAATACACGGAGGTCAGAGCGCCAGTCGGCGGCTACGTGAGCAAGAAGTCGGTCGAACCGGGCCAGGTGATTCAGCCCGGCCAGCCACTTTGCGCGGTCGTCGCGCTCGACGACGTCTGGGTGATGGCTAATTTCAAGGAAACGCAACTGAACGATGTGCGGCCCGGCCAGCGCGCCATTATTCACGTGGATATGTATGGTGAGGACTTCCCCGCCAAGGTGGACAGCCTCTCGGCGGCGACAGGAGCCCGATTCAGCCTGCTGCCTCCCGAGAATGCCACCGGCAATTTCGTCAAAGTCGTGCAGCGAATCCCCGTGAAGCTTCTGCTCGACCATCCGCCCGACGCCAATCGCCCGTTGCGGCCAGGCATGTCGGTAACGGCCACGGTGCTGACCCGCTGA